Sequence from the Oscillatoria salina IIICB1 genome:
GATAACATAACGAGCAACTTGGGTTTGAGGTGGTAAGGGTTTAGCTAAAGTTCCAGGATCGATATTAGTTTTTACCGAGTCACCATACCAACCAGCCCACCAACCGAGTGCTTCAACAGGTGAGAGTAAAGCAGCAAATAAAATAGCAATACCAGCGATCGCCAGTAGATTAAGTAACAGTTGCCAACTGTGAATTAAAATTTGGTACGCTTGCGATAACATTGGGGATTGGTGATTGGGAGATTGGGAGACGATCTTAATCGATCTAGAGACATTCCCTGTAACGTCTCTACAAGTGAGTTTTTTTCAATCCTGCTTCGACAATTTCTTCGATCGCTTTAAGATCCGTCACCAATTTTACCCCAGCGACGGTATTTTCCAGCCAACGACCAATCCAAGTTATCGGGCGACCAATGGTACGCTGAGATAGCTGAAATACTGCCCAACCTAAAGCCGTACACCAAAAAGTTTGCCAAATTCCCAAACCTAATGCTACGTCTAATCCGGTCAAAAATGCTAAAAAACTCCATACGGAGAGGATAACGTAGATCGGGATACCTAAATAAGGTAATGCTACCAAAAAACTGAAACTCAGAGGAGCATAAGCAAGTCCCAAAGTACGTGCGATTACCATGAAAGAAGGATATTTGGCAAACAGGACGATCGAGGCGATCCAGGTACTTAACGCCCAAAAGATGTAGCTAAAAGCGTATAATAAAGCGGCAATAAGTAAACTGAGGAAAAAGCGAATTGGTTTGACGCGGTTGATAAAGAGGACGATTGCTTGACCTACTGCTTGAGAAAATCCAGCAATGAAAGCAAATAGCACTGCGGTGACATTACTTAAAGGTATGGTTTGAATCTGTTCAAAAGCAGTTGCGTCTAGAGCGATCGCTCTTAATCCTAACTCATAGAATTGGTCAAATGCTGTCTCTGTCATTGGGTTCGCAAATGTTCTACACCAAAAAAAGACCGCAAAAGTGTTTGCGGTCTTTTTCACTTCAGTTTTAGTTGTCGTCGATTCAAATTTCGAGAAAATCCGAGTAGCGCGTTCCCAATCCGAACTACTCTAAACATTTCTTTACATTTATTGTAACATAACACACAAACTTTGGCAAAAAAAAATTAGAAACTAAAAATTTACTCATCCCCATTAAGATAGATATTTGCCCGATGTGGCTGTCCCCACAACACTCGTTCGTGCTTGTAAATTGCCATTCCGGGTTTAGCACCTTTAGGTTTATAAACGTTTTTCGGTTCGGTATAAACAACGGGAACCATTTCGCTTTGACGCGCGCGACTGTAACGCGCTGTCAAGTCAGCCGCAAACTGCAAATCGCGATCGCTAGCAACAGCTCCCGGATCTAAGCGTAGCAGAACATGACTCCCAGCGATCTCTTGAGTATGAAACCACAAGTCATAATCAGAAGCAGTGCGAAATGTCAAGTAGTCATTTTGGCGGTTATTACGCCCAATTAACAATTCAAAGCCAGAGGGAGTCTGAAAACGATAAGGTTGAGACTCGTCGCTGCGACTACTGCGTCGTTGAGGTGCGTCGAGATATCCTTCTTGGATAAGTTCGTCGCGAATTTCTTCCAGGGTGTGTAAGTCTTCCGGACTGTGGTAAGTTGATAATTGAGCGAGGTGATCTTCGACTTGCTCTAAATAACTAATTTCCGCTTCAACTTCTCGCAGCAAAGGTTCCACCGCCGTACGGGCGCGTTTTAGCTTTTGGTGGCGCTTATAAAGTGCTTGGGCGTTTTGGACGGCGTTTTTTTCCGGGTTGAGAGTAATTTCCACAGGTTCGCCAGTCTCAAAATCTGTCAGCGTAATTGACTTCATTCCCGGTTCCCAAGCTTGCAAATGCGCCATCAGTAAATCGGCTTGTTGGCGATATTCGTCAGCTTCATCAGACTCTTGCAAGCGTAAGACAAATTTTTCCGCTTTTTGACGTTGTTTTTGCAGCAAATTAGCGATTTTTTGTTGAAGTTGATGGTGGAGTTGAGCGAAGGTTTGGCGATTAAATTCGTTGGTATAGTAAGTATTGAGCAGGGTAGAAACGTTTTCCGTGGGTTCAATTAAATTCCAACCGAGAACCGTATAACCATCCTTAGTCCAACCGGGAGTAAAATCAGCATTTTCGAGAATTTGTAGCCATTCTTGCCATTTTTGGCCAATTTTTTCCCAATCTGCTTCAGACAAAGATTGATTAGACTGTTCTGGATCGAGATTTGCCGATCTTACCAGCGATCGCGCCAAGTTCGGACTCAAACCACGATAACTTTTAAGTAACTGACGAGCCAACTTACCTGGAACCAAGCTTACTCGCTCTTGCCAACGAGGTAAAGACTCAGACAAACTAGGAGCAGTATTAGTTAGAGGTGGTGGAACTTCGTAAGGTTGACCCGTTTGGATAGGACGCACACTCGATTGTTTAGCGCTAATCTGACGAGCAGTAGTGACAATCGTATTCTGAGCATCAGTGAGGATAACATTACTATACTTACCCATCACCTCGACATAAAGATGCCAAATCGGGATCTCGCCAGGACGTTGAGCAAATTGTAGATCCAAAACTCGTTCCCAAGGTGCAAGAAAATCAAGATTAATTAAAGCCAAACCCTTCAATTGATGTCGTAAGCGATCGCTAAACGCAAAAGTATCCGGTATTCTCGGTGGTGGATCTCCAACACAAATTCTTGCAGCTTGGGGATGCCAACAGATATCAATCCAGCCACGTTTTTTCAGAGTACGCAAACAAATCGTGAGATTATAGCGATCGCGTTGATATACTTGTTCAATTTTCGCCGGAACCCACTCAGCTAGCAATTCCGCACGCGCCGCAGTTAAAGTTGTAAAATCAACAGGTTGCATGGTCTTAGGGATTGGTGATTAGGGATTAGGGATTAGGGATTAGGGATTAGGAATTACTACTTACCCGCATTTACCAATTGTAGAGACTTTGCATTTTAGTCTCTACATTAGTTATCAGTTTGTCCTTCAAGTCTTCCTCCTCTCCCCAGTCCCTAGTCCCCAGTCCCCAATCCCCAGTCCCCAGTCCCAATTTCTTCCCTACGGTAGAGGGTAAATCGTGAAACTATAGTCAAATTCCGAAAGTATTATCGAAAAAAGCGGATAAAAAAGACAAAAAACCGCATAACAGTAGCAATTATGATGGTAAAGCTAAATTTTTCTGGATAACATTGAAAGAAAGATAGTATATTCGCTCCTTATCAAGAGATACGTTCGTTCCTCATGGATATTCAATTAATCAATATCGGTTTTGGTAATATAGTCTCGGCAAATCGCGTCGTCGCGATTGTTTCTCCAGAGTCCGCCCCAATTAAGCGTATCATTACAGATGCCCGCGATCGCGGGCAACTGATTGATGCTACCTACGGTCGTCGTACTCGTGCGGTGATCGTTACTGACTCTTCGCACGTTATTTTATCGGCGATTCAGCCAGAAACGGTAGCGCATCGCTTTGTGATTAGCAAAGACTCGCCAGCTAACAGTAACTAAGTCTAGCTCAAATCCAATGACAACTGGTAAACTAATTGTGTTGACCGGACCGAGTGGCGTGGGAAAAGGCACGTTAGTGCGATCGCTCTTGGCTCGTCATCCAGAATTATACCTTTCCATCTCCGCTACTACCCGAACACCCCGTCCGGGTGAAGTTGAGGGAAAAGATTATTATTTCCTCTCTCGCGAACAGTTTGAAGCCCTCATCCACTCTGATAATTTATTAGAGTGGGCTGAATATGCTGGCAATTATTACGGCACTCCGAAAGCTTCTGTAATCGAGCAAATTGAGCAAGGTGGGTTGGTTATTTTAGAGATTGAAGTAGTTGGCGCCAGACAAATTAAACAAACTTTCCTCGATGCCTTACTAATCTTTATTCTACCGCCCTCTGTCGAAGAATTAGAGCGTCGATTACGAGGTAGAGGGAAAGATTCCTCAGCAGCAATTGAAAAGCGTTTAAAACGCGCCGTAGAAGAACTTGCGGTGGCTGATGAATTTGATTTACAAGTGGTTAATGATAATTTTGAAGTCGCCCTTGAGGAGATTGAAACTGCTATTTTTGCAGTAAACAGCAAAAGTTAGCTTAATTCTTCAAAGTCTGAGATAAATTCAGTAGCGAACAAGCAAGCTTAATTTGGGGTGGCTATGTTAATTGAGAGCAACTTTTAGCGACATTCTTCGTCAAAGTAGATAACAGCGTATGATGTAGTTACTTCGATCCCAAATTGTGTTTAGAAATATCATCCTGAGAGGAAATAGTTTGTTTCACTCAGGACGATATTAAACTTTTAATTACAATTGGGGATTAGGAGTTGTTTTCTCAATTTTCGGGTGTAGCTTCCAGAAAAATCCATAATATTTTGATAGGAGTGAAGGCTTGTCTGTTTATCTTCATAAGAAAAAAGGAAAATCTGGCTTAATTGCTGTTAGCTTAGTTACTGGTATTGCTTTACCTATACTCAATTGTCTATCTGTTGGCGCTCAATTTCCTCCAAATTCGGTAACGAAAATTCCCGTTCCCCCAGAACCTATTTTAGTCCAAACAAATCTCACGACAACTGCGAGAGTTAACACTAATATTCCCAAAGGAACGAAAATTTTTGTTAATAAAAAAGATGCGGAAAAAATTGTCGTAGCAACTGATGAAACAGTAGCTTTAACTGTGAAAATAGAAAAAAGTGTTGTTAGTCCTTGGGGAACAACTTTATTACCCGCAGGAAGCGAAATTGTCGGAGAAATAACCCCTGCTAGTAGAGGTTCTCAATTTATCGCCAAAGAAATTATTATTGATGGTGAAAGTAGCCCAATTGAAGCTTATTCAGGAATAATTACCAACACAGAAAGAATTCGTCGCGGGGCTAATGCGGGTACAATTATTAAAGGTGCTTTGCTCGGTGGTGGTGCAGCCGCAGCGATCGCAGCTTTAACTGGCGATAGGGCGATCGCTACTGAAGAAATTCTGGGTGGAAGTGGGGTTGGTGCGATCGCGAGTTGGTTAATAGCAAAACGTTGGGTTGATGTTGTGGTCATCGATCCTCAGCAAGATTTAGACTTAACTCTCGCTACGGATCTCGCTGTTTCTGTTATTCCCGGTATTTAGGGGATTGGGGATTGGGTTCAGTGAACAGTTACCAGTTATCAGCGAACAGTTATCACTTAGCAGTTTATCAGACTATTCTCCCTTGTCTCCCTTGTCTCCCTTGTCTCCCTTGTCCCCCTTGTCCCCCTCCTCCCAATCCCCCAATCAACGCAGCATAACCGAAAGAATCAGCCGCTAATAATTTTTCTCCGGGATAGCTTGACAAAAGATCACAAACTGTGGTAATAAAATCATCGAGAGATAAAATTTCGGTGAGGGTTTCAAAGGCGATCGTCCACCAAAATTCCTTTTGCAGGTGAACTTGGGTAATTTCCAGATTACAATTTTGGTAGCGACGCTGCGATCGCTGTTTCTCCACCGCAATCCAAGTCTTTTTTTCCTTAACCGCAGCCGTTAGCAAACTTTCCAGGGAATCATCAACACAAGTCAATTTTACCCATTCCTCAGCTTTTCCTTGCGCTATTTCGCCAAAATCTTTTTCGCCTAACTCCGCCTTTCTCCATTTCACTTCTAAATTACCCTGACGAAGTTTAATACCTAGATTATCGCATCCCGGAGCAGATAAATACAAATCTGTGCGTTCTTCTGGCGATCCTAACCTATCCCCAGGACATTTTTCCTCAAACCAGTCTTTTACCTGATTTGGAAGCTTACCCTGCTTAAACCAGCGCATTTCCCACGTTGTCAGCATTAACTTTTCGCACTCATCTCTAAAAAGTCTGCCGCGATCGGCGATTGGTATTACTATAGCAGGCTTAAATTAGTTTCTTCATCCACAGGTAAAATTATTTCAAATGCAGTCCCCACATCTAATTGAGAATTAAATTGTAACTTACCTCCGTGTTTTTCGGTAACAATTTGATTACTAATTGCTAATCCTAATCCCGTACCTTTCCCCAAAGGTTTAGTTG
This genomic interval carries:
- a CDS encoding Rqc2 family fibronectin-binding protein; protein product: MQPVDFTTLTAARAELLAEWVPAKIEQVYQRDRYNLTICLRTLKKRGWIDICWHPQAARICVGDPPPRIPDTFAFSDRLRHQLKGLALINLDFLAPWERVLDLQFAQRPGEIPIWHLYVEVMGKYSNVILTDAQNTIVTTARQISAKQSSVRPIQTGQPYEVPPPLTNTAPSLSESLPRWQERVSLVPGKLARQLLKSYRGLSPNLARSLVRSANLDPEQSNQSLSEADWEKIGQKWQEWLQILENADFTPGWTKDGYTVLGWNLIEPTENVSTLLNTYYTNEFNRQTFAQLHHQLQQKIANLLQKQRQKAEKFVLRLQESDEADEYRQQADLLMAHLQAWEPGMKSITLTDFETGEPVEITLNPEKNAVQNAQALYKRHQKLKRARTAVEPLLREVEAEISYLEQVEDHLAQLSTYHSPEDLHTLEEIRDELIQEGYLDAPQRRSSRSDESQPYRFQTPSGFELLIGRNNRQNDYLTFRTASDYDLWFHTQEIAGSHVLLRLDPGAVASDRDLQFAADLTARYSRARQSEMVPVVYTEPKNVYKPKGAKPGMAIYKHERVLWGQPHRANIYLNGDE
- the remA gene encoding extracellular matrix/biofilm regulator RemA; translated protein: MDIQLINIGFGNIVSANRVVAIVSPESAPIKRIITDARDRGQLIDATYGRRTRAVIVTDSSHVILSAIQPETVAHRFVISKDSPANSN
- the gmk gene encoding guanylate kinase — protein: MTTGKLIVLTGPSGVGKGTLVRSLLARHPELYLSISATTRTPRPGEVEGKDYYFLSREQFEALIHSDNLLEWAEYAGNYYGTPKASVIEQIEQGGLVILEIEVVGARQIKQTFLDALLIFILPPSVEELERRLRGRGKDSSAAIEKRLKRAVEELAVADEFDLQVVNDNFEVALEEIETAIFAVNSKS